One window from the genome of Cinclus cinclus unplaced genomic scaffold, bCinCin1.1 SCAFFOLD_32, whole genome shotgun sequence encodes:
- the LOC134057266 gene encoding olfactory receptor 14J1-like, with the protein MFFFLLNLALTDLGSICTTVPKAMHNSLWHTNNISYSACAAQLFFFTFFIGTEFSLLTIMSYDRYVSICKPLHYGTLLGSRACAHMAAAAWASAFLNALLHTANTFSLPLCQGNALGQFFCEIPQILKLSCSHSYLRELGLIGLSGCLGLGCFVFIVFSYVQIFRAVLRIPSEQGRHKAFSTCLPHLAVVSLFLSTIFIAYLKPPSISSPSLDLSLSVLYSVVPPALNPLIYSLRNQELKDAMRKLMTLYFQNH; encoded by the coding sequence atgttcttcttcctgctcaacctggccctcactgacctgggctccatctgcaccactgtccccaaagccatgcacaattccctctggcacaccaacaacatctcctactctgcatgtgctgctcagctgtttttctttacattctTCATTGGAACAGaattttccctcctgaccatcatgagctacgaccgctacgtgtccatctgcaaacccctgcactacgggaccctcctgggcagcagagcttgtgcccacatggcagcagctgcctgggccagtgcctttctcaatgctctgctgcacacagccaatacattttccctgcccctgtgccagggcaatgccctgggccagttcttctgtgaaatcccccagatcctcaaactctcctgctcacactcctacctcagggaacttgggctcatTGGTCTCAGTGGCTGTTTAGGACttggctgttttgtgttcattgttttctcctatgtgcagatcttcagggctgtgctgaggatcccctctgagcagggaaggcacaaagccttttccacctgcctccctcacctggctgtggtcTCTCTATTCCTCAGCACTATTTTTattgcctacctgaagcccccctccatctcctccccatccctggatctgtccctgtcagttctgtactcagtggtgcctccagccctgaaccccctcatctacagcctgaggaaccaggagctcaaggatgcCATGAGGAAGTTAATGACTCTGTATTTTCAGAACCATTAA